GTTAATACTATTTTTTGATTGAGGTTATGAGTAGATCAATATTaggccaccactgaaaacctctgagcactggacggccgttttgtcttaatatgtgaccaatccacgatattggttggagttaaacattaacactgttgaatgccggtcaatggtctaaaggttaggcgTTCACGCGTGAcatttgaaggtcctgggttcgaatcccgtgtgtGTGGTCGTTAATTCATACTactggaacgaaacggctgtccagtgcctaCACGTTTTCAACAATGATCCAACAGTGATCGATTCGtgatcaaaactcaacaatatcCACAACCCTACAGTGACACAAATCATCCATCTGATATAGGGTATTCATGAATAATCCACTTTCCCAGCACTACATACAGAACTTCTTATTCGTAATGTTACTAATTAGATTTTTTGACAAAATGTGTACAAAGTTACATGGACATGCATTTCATCTCCAGCAACTGGAGTCAAAGACATGTATAAGTTCGTTCGAATGTTCATGACGATACAAAATAGAACTAAAACAATCTATTTACCGAGATGATAACAAAGGTGTTTATCTGATAACTGTGAAACTCACAATGAAAGGGACTTCATTATAATGGTGACTATACGGTATTAGTTTTAAACCTAGTCTTATGACAGGACAGATTAACACGAAATTATAGCGGAAACTTAATCGTAATAAAAAATCACGTTTTACTGAATGGTATTAGTCAATATTTGgataactataaaattaacCAACTTGACAGTTTAAACGAGGTTTTATATATAGGCGGAAATGTGCAGCTGACATCGAGTTTCAACATTGAAATGTATAGCAATTTCGTCATATGATCGTTTaggaaatatttataaataacctAATTATAAAAAGTTCGTCGTATAACACAAGATACTTATTTCCCTATTACTCGTTTACAAAGAACATTGTATGACTTAGTGTATTACAAAATTTAAATATGCAAAGTTCTTATACTCTCAAAGAACCGTTACCAATTTTCGTAACCAACAGCATTTACAGGCGCATGAGCTCATCCATTCTCTCAGAAAACAGTGAAAATATTCTAGAATACCTCGGACATAGTCTCAAGCTTAAGAAAACGGAGGAAGATaattcaaagatggatagctAATGGCTAAGAGATATTGCAACATGTAGTGTTCAAGAGTTGGTACTGATGCACATTTCCTATACACGAAACCAGGCTGGCAGACAGAAATAGCAGAGAGTAAGGGATAATTCATTGAACACAACTAGATCCACAGTGtgtatacatttatatacatatatatccttTAGAAAACTCAACTTTGTGTGCTTTACCTATCATCACGTGCAAATAGAAGCCAGTCACGTGTACATACCGTTTGGTGATTTCTGATTGGACCACTGCATCAAGAGGTTTATCAGATCATAAATAAGATAGCTTAATTGATACAACCACAAACTGAGTTCCAGTTTGTGTTAATGGCTCAGTAAATTGTTCTTCTTTTGCTAAACGTATTTATTAGGCACTATGACCCTTCAACATTTAAATCATTACAAGCATAACACAAAGTTATAAATACAATTTAGCAATTGTTCTTCCTATCTTCTATTTTTAAGTAACCATAGGATCTGAGATAAAGTACTTTGTTTGTTTAAGCTCACAGCgtcttattatttttttgaatgGAGTCtatgtattcatttatttatttgaacacataaatattgatacaagggggcaccagttATATATGCCCCACACAaataattgtcatttcatttaattatgagggctatgatactgcacgggtgcccagaccgaagccggtggttttcttaaggggccacaccgaagcctttgacctaaaggtttgatccataaggcagtggagcatcctaAAGAAGTGCAGTCacacgattggttcatacgccatttgtcccctcacgATCCcggagccaatgtgcaccattgatttggaatcggggtttttCACTtactctaggtggactttcagtgtccaccaacccggtaagatggccggacattcgcttttcgtcctctcaatttcgtaaacaacacccgcagcacgagaaggcagtaagactTCACTGGCgaaggctgtatacgcgtggccgtatTCATTGTAGATATGAAATCATAATCTATGAAACCAATTACAATTTGACTACGATGTACCTCAAAGTGTACAAAACTGAAGCCAAACTTTTCATACAATAAGCAAATATTTTTCACAAcaagaaagaaaatagaaatcGTATATAGACAATATCAACACTAAGTTGTATATTTTCAAGTGGAAGTCATATTTGGTTTAGTTTATTTTACATATCAACATTGATATAACTAACATATCTATACAATAATGATATACATACATATGCGTATCTATACACAAGGAGCAACCATTTGACGAGCAATCAATGATAATCATAACAGTCTATATAAACAATTTCCAGGTAAATAGTTGATAATTGTATACATTTACTGTAAATAATAGTAAATGACCATACTCCATGGAAACTTCAACAGAAGAAAGGGAGGGGGAAGGGAATGAGTAACTGTAATTTCTGATCAATAAGATTGAAGacaacaaaatataaaaaaaactgtcAAAAGTATCAGAAAAGACAGTTCACATTCATCATAACTGGATCATAAGTACTCGACAACGTACAATATAATGGCAGTAAAGCCTTGAATACTAAGAAATATCCAAAGCTTCTTTCAATTCAATCATTAGTTTCCAATCTTCTTTTTTCAAATCAGAACGGAAGTATTCTTTCATTACATCGATACTTTCACGACTTATCtgaaaaaaggaaaataaatagaAATGGATAAGATAGCATATATTTAAACTTATATCAAAaggttagtcagtcagtcagtcacagcgtagaacttcgtacgtacgtacgtacatcagttcgagctgtcataccacattagcacagagatgagtCAAAAGGGATTCTTAGGAAAAAAAGGATACATACCTTTGAAactaataaatcatttaaatcaaAATGTCGTCCATATAATTTTGGTGTTTCACCATCAGTTGGATCATACGTATACAACTTCCATTCCAGTACGTGCTTCATCAACTGGTTTATGATTACTTTCAATTGAAAATATACGTCCTAAATGAACACATTCACGACTAGGTACACATATAGGTGTACCAACACGTACTATACCAGCTTCAACACGAACACCAATAACAATTGGAGCACGTTTATTAAATATCATTTCAGGTAATATACGTAATTTACAAGGGAATACAGCTAAATCACGATGTTTACGTTGATTTCCTGTCTTCAAATCATccctataataaataataatagaatcAATGATTAGCTTTGATAAGTAAACGTATGATAAGTATTTTGTATAATCAATCAACCTATATTAATGACCATCAAACCTAATATGAATGAAGGGATATAAATTACTTGGTCGGTTAAAGAGCGGttagactaaaagcagcaatcccaatgttctaaggcgaagtcgtactgctgactgtacagaggtgtcacggcagtaaagtgtttccttaAGACAACAAGCATAACAGAGATGCTGCCtttccacaaggaggggtggggttagaaaaagtCAACCCTAAAAATGAACACCTCACCTTATCTCATGGAtgtccgtctccggtggtaagataccaacaagtacggagctaacacaaaaactaccaaCAGAAAGGtcgtgtgaccgacctcaagcagttgtcccttgggcactgcggtcacgctaggccaccatggaaaacctgaaagcactgctgctgaggaggagtcccacaataggaagaaatggccgttcagtgcttccaggtttttcatggtggtctagcgtcaattgactcatgatttcaactattaaaataaatttgtttatttatgtttaaGTTTTGTCTTTGATCAACATCGTTTGAAGGAGAACTAGTTGCCCTAAATAGGCATTTATTGATTTACTTCGAAACTTACAGCAATTGTCTAGTATATAAAGTAGATTGACGCAATCTCTATTTATTTCACATGATCATTACAAGGGAAAAAAGAAGGTACACTTCTAAATTCCGATGTACATAAGAATAAAGGATTAAGCAGTATATGAAGTGAACAGGTCTTAGTTCGTTACATTCTGACTGATCAGCTGCTTAAAAACGGCAACATTACAACATGAAAAATAGAGTAGTAGTATATTATTGATATGACGAACCGACATCAGTTATAAACCAGGAAGCAGTGggtggctgtttcgtcttagtatgagactcctcagaactGCGCACCCATGATCACATTAGGGATTGAACCTAGGATCTTCAAGTTTCGTAGATAGAGTTTACCTCTAGACAGCTGAACCAAAATCCAGTGATGCAcatctaaattcaatcaatccacagTATTGCACAACTATCTTCTTTTGTCTTTGGTGAGTAACTTTCTCACACTTAATACGTTCGGACTACAATGGTTACAACTTCTTACTAAAATTCCAGAGTTGCCTGCTGAAATGAGTCAATAGTAAGGGGATGATAGTATAATAACGTTAGTCTGCCTTTATACTTTGATTTTGAAATGTTACAAATTATAAGCAATGGATTAGAGGATCCAACAATGTAACAataaatgcagtcttctgaccactataagcaacaatgcagacatgttccccctcgaaatgcaaaatgttacttcaagattgggttgcatccacacctgaactaatgatagggagtgaagtagttgagcgtgctgaccgcttcacttatcttgagagtctcatcagcccttgtggtctggtgtttgACGAAATTTCAGTACGGATACAGAGGGCTtgtctagcttttgccaacatgcgtcatttatggtgtaggcgagatatccgtctaccaaccaaaggacgggtttactgtgcagcagttcgtttcgtcctactttatggcagggAAACATGGTCGATAAGAGTataggatattcgtaggttactggtattcaatcataggtgtcttcgaagcattgctcggatatcctgggaccactgagtaagtaatac
Above is a genomic segment from Schistosoma mansoni strain Puerto Rico chromosome 2, complete genome containing:
- a CDS encoding putative eif5b-like protein codes for the protein MIFNKRAPIVIGVRVEAGIVRVGTPICVPSRECVHLGRIFSIESNHKPVDEARTGMEVVYISRESIDVMKEYFRSDLKKEDWKLMIELKEALDIS